TAgaaaataatatcaataaataaaatatattataatataggTGGATTTGTAAACACTAAATCCTAAATGCCGTTTGGAGGAGGGAAAATAATGCATAATTGAGCTAAAAATTGGGAATATAAgaggagaaattgacaattctCTTGTTTGGCATCTTAAGCTcagaatttattaaattacgCACGGAAAAAATCGTGAAAATTAAGGCATCAAATTCCCgagtttaatttccaccaaaataggcgtcatttcacaatttctatagtgcaatttacaaaatttgacatacataaatccaaacactgaaatcttcaattgccaaaaattgaaaattgaaaaattaaattacgtcattttagaattctaagtaattttcaaattcttcaTCCAAACAAGAGATTGTTTATCGATGTTACAGGCACTCAAGAATCTCCAACAGCttctcaaaaaaagaaaagaatctCGAATTGTTGGGCTCAATTATATTAGGCTGCTGTGTCAGGTTCTGGGTCTTAAATCTAGACCCATATCTGACTCTTTGTTTAGTAAAGCCCAAGTTAGGCCCAACGGGCCAAACGAAAAAACCTAACGGTTGGCCTGCGTCGGTTTCACGCAATTTACCAGAcgttcaaaattcaaatcccaGCCATGGTcttaaaagaaggaaagaaagattGATTTGAGTTTCACATTCAATCTTCAGACAGGCCAGACTGCGCAGAAGTTTCGCATCCAAAATTCAAACTCAGGTTagtattgtttttttttgttccttaTGGTATTCTGCtgaagttttgggttttgatttggggtttttgggttttctttgatTTGTGTTTCCTTTGGGTTCTAGGTTTTTCTATTTCCTAGCTCCATTGGGGAACGATGCTTTAAATGATTTTGTCTTTGGATTAGGTTTTATTCTGTATATAAAGCGATgaatgttttgattttgagatAAACTGCTCTTTGGGTgccttttcagattttggctTTCCATTATATATTCGATATATAAGTTTCAAGTTAGGTCATTGATTCCTCTGATATTGTTCTGGAAATTATTTCGCAAAATTGCACAAGAACTTGGTTTGTCTATTTATTCGATTGTGTTCTCATCTCAAGACtacaaaccctaaccctaggtCCCTAGCcctgattttttatatttgtctGTCTCTTTGTAGAATACAATGAGGAAAGGAGCTAAGAGGAAGGTCAGCCAGAGAGAAGACAATAAGGAAAACTCGACCAAGCCAGACAACCACAAAGAACATCCCAGCAAGGCTACCACTCGATCAAAGCGGGTCAAGGCCTCCCACCCCGAATCCGAGCCAGAGTACTTGGAGGAGCCCCGCAACTTGGAAGATCTCTGGAAGGCTGCTTTTCCTGTTGGGACAGAATGGGATCAATTGGACGCGGTGTACCGGTTCAAGTGGGATTTCTCAAATCTGGAACAAGCATTTGAAGAGGGGGGAAAGCTGTTTGGGATTGGGAACAACAAAGTCTATCTCTTTGGTGGTACGGAGCCTCAACAAGTTCCTTTCAAGGGTAAATTGGAAATTGTTTACATACCTATTGTGGTGGCTGTTGTATCTCCTTGCCCACCTTCTGATAAAATTGGGATAAAGTCAGTTCAGAGAGAGACTGAAGAAATAGTTCCAATGAAAGAGATGAAGATGGACTGGGTTCCATATATTCCTCTGGACAAGAGAGACCGCCAAGTTGTGGAATATGGGCGAAAATCTCCTCAAATATTTGTGTTGGGATGCACTCAGAGAAGGGCTGCTTTGAAGCACATGAAGATAGACCGTCTAAAGAAATTTGATTACTGCTTGCCATATTTGATGCCAATCAAGGAAGAGGAGCTTGAGCTGAGCACTGAGGTGGACATACTTTTCCCAGCAGAGCCAAATCCACCGGTTTACTGCGTATTTGATTGGCAGTTTGATGAAGTTGAGGAGTTTGCCGATGATCGGATAAAAGAAGAGGAACTATCTGCTGATCAAAAGGATGCCTTCATGGAGTTTGTCAAGGAGAAAGTACGCcagcaaaagagagagaatcgagagaaaaaggaagccCGCAGGCAAGCCTTTGAGAAAATGAGTGTGGAAGCTAAAGCAGCATTCGAAAATTTGAAGTATTATAAGTTCTATCCGGTGCAAAAAGCGGATACTCCTGACATATCAGCTGTTAAGGCTTCATACATCAATAGGTACTACAACAAGGCTCATGAGGTTCTCTGATTTCACCAACATCCTTGTTTGGCCCGTGCCTCCTACTGCTGCTACAGTAATTGAACCTTTAGGCTCATGGGGTTCTTTAATTAGTCCAAATTTTTGTAATCTTTTTGTGATTTGAACTCATCGGAAATTATATCAACACAAGGTTTTATTTCCTCATTTAAATTGGACTACTTATTGTTACGATCTCCTTTGCTAATAAGAACTACATAAAACCCAACTTCTCTTGGGTGCTTCTCCATTGCAATCTTGAGTGCTTGCTATTTACCAGATTCAATTGTTCTTCCAACTTTCCCAAGCTTTTCAGCTCAGACTcctcaatttgggaatttgcTGCTGCAACTCTCGTGTCAGCAAATCATCAACTAACACCCCATTGGTAGTAGCCCATATTCATTGACTTGATGATTTGTTGAATCTTCTCCCCATCAAGTTAAGACTAAACCTGACACAAATGTGTTCCTGTCATTTTCGTTCCATGTGAGATTATGATCAATTCAAACTCAACACGTTAACTTGTCATACTCAAGTACATAAACCGAAACACATTCGCAAATTTTGCATATCATGTCGTGTTTCACCCATTCACACCCACCACGGCGCTCCCCGCGCCCCCTCCCATAATGAGCTTCGATTGAGGGAttcttcaaataagtttatttgagggacacccttatAGGGCCCACCATACATTGTATTTCAGTacaccactcaattgagttattaaaattgtagtactttcttgaaatattatgttcattgattttgtatgacacaattggatatcgaaacGGTTTctaatttgtctaattttttgcaaggatgaacTATGAAtgtaaacttaaaaaaaataatttggatcGTCATTCGTAGAAGACACTAAAGGGTgtccttcaaataaaattatttgaaaaatccctcaaaaaattcatataaaattatatatatcaagGTTGCAGTAAAACTATGAGATTGATTCTTGCACTGTTTCCTTTTCCCTCAAATGGGAATATCACCAACCTAATGAGTTCACAAGGCCTCATAATGAGAAAACTCGCACAATAGCTTGAATTGAAACTCTCGAAAATTTGACATTATTATACCACATGATGGTcacttacttttttttaaaaatgtttttttttatagagaaacttacttttttttttttttttttggacgaagAAGATGTGGTCACttaccttttatttttgtcataaAGATGACTTTTATTAATTCGATAAAGAAagtataaaaagaagaaacaagtgAAACAATAAATTGAACATATACGAGATAGAAAAGTAATTTGAGAAAtgtaattacaattataaaagtaaaaataaaaatatagaaagaacCTTATATTATCATAAATACAGGTTTGTATTAATACCCATGATTTATCGGCTCGTTAATTTTACGCGGGAGCTGATTTCAAATCCCAGCCGTGGGATAAAATCAACGGTTGTGATCTAATATGTGACCAACACTTGAAGATAGACCGTGTCATGAAATTTCAGTAGTCGTTGCCTTATTTAAGGcagattgtggaagatgagaAGGAGCAGAGCACTGAGGTTGATACACTTTTTCCACAAGACCCAAATCCGCCGATTCTCTATGAGTTTGATAAAGTTAAGGAGGTGGCCGATAAGCTGATAGAAAATGAGGGATTGTCTAAAGATCTAAAGGATGTCTTCATGGTGTTTGTGAGGGAGAAAGTGAGAGAAAAGAGGAGACATAACCCAGAGAGAAATGAAGCCCGGAGAAGAATAATGGAAGAAATGATCCAGCAAGAGATGAAGATATGAGGATTTACAACTTCTACCCCATACGAACACCACAAACTCCTCCCATAACTCTCAGGACTCGATACATTAACGTATATTACAGAAGTGCTCATGAGGTTCTCTGATCTCAAGAAATGAAGATATGGAATCCCAAGCCTTGTTTGGCTGCTGAATTTGTTTACATTTTTAAGGAACCATAATAAAATTCTTGTTTGTCTTTTGTTGCCTGCGCAAAATCTTCCATTGAATTCGGTTTTGTCTATCTGAGGACAGGTTATATATATGCACATGTATGTGTTATATATCATCAATGTAAAACTCAGTTTTAGTTTCAGCATTAGTGGCACCAGCCCTTGATGAGTTTAGATCATTTCAGTTTAAAGGGTTTATTTCTTAGGGAATTACCATTGAAGATGGTTGATGTTTTAAGTGTGCGTGAgttatatatacaattataCATCAATCATGCAAGAAGCTCAAACCCAAATTCTTTCATTACAGCAAACGCGAATCACTTGTTTTACAAGAGGTCTGACTTCAACATTTCAAGCCTCGTACACATTATACAGAATCCtcctattctctctctcaatttacCAGGCACCAACTATATAACCTTATTGCTCCAAAACCAACCCAGCAGCCCTTACAATGAGCAAAACTTTATCatacaataaataattacCAATATCAACATGTACACTCAAGTAAACATATGTCAGATTGGATCCGGCATTTACCGTCACTCCCGGAGAGAAATCACCCTGTAAAAAATGAAGAGCTACGTTGACTTGTTTTGATGCGCCTTTCTTCTGgccaaaaacataaaaatccGTGGGAAGAAggacttcttcttcttctttccatgCTTTGCTTCTGGCGCATTAGTTTCAATGGGGCTTCCAAGTCCATACTTGGGGCTTGAAGACACAGCAGAAGGCGCCCGATCAAAGTTCTTAGATTCTTTCCTTCCCTCAAAACTAGCCCTTGGGCTTTTAGTAGGATTTACTGCTGCCTGGCCAGATTCACCAAGCTTTCTTTGTTGCTCATGGTCAGCCCTCCAACTTCTCAGCTCCTGTTCAACACCCAACTTCCCTTCCTTGGCCTTCTCAGCCTTCTCCATTGCGATCTTGAGTGCTTCTTTTCTCGCAGCCATTTCCTGAATCACTTCATCCAACTTTTCCAAGCTTCTCAGCTCAGACTCTTTGGCCACTTCGATTTGGGAATTTGCGGCTGCAACTCTTGCGTTTGCCTGTTCTTCTGCCTCATGGGCCCGTTTGCTGAGCTCATAATACTCCCCTATAGAAAGTGTTACCCCAATGGGTGAATCATTGCTGCTTCTAGCTTGTTCACTCTCTTGCAAAGCTTTAATTGCTGCTAACGCCAACTTTTCCGAAGCCCTTGCCGCCTCTATTTCCTTTTGTGCTGCGAGTAATCTACTTTCCATAGTACTCGCTCCAGCCTTTGCTTGCTCTGCTTCTTCCCTTGCCTTGCGAAGCTCTTCAACAGCCATTTCAGCAAGTACCTTTGCCTGGTCAGCCTCTTGTGCTGCTTGCTGTAATTCTTTGGGTAACTCCACCATCTTCTCTCTGGCTTCTTTCTCCTTCATCTGAACAACAGCTATTTCAGACCTAGTCTTCTCCAGGTCAGCTTCAAGAGATGCAACAGCCACCGATGCCATTCCTTCTCTCTGCCCAATGGTGGCAAGAGCTGATTTCTCACTTTCAAGTTCCGATTTTAATGATGTGGCAGCCACCTTCAAGCAATTTACTTCAGCAACTGCTTTCTCTATGTTGAGCTTCACTTCCTCAAGCTCCTTCTTTGCAGAAGCAACTGCTGCTTGTATATCGGTATGAGTTTTCATCCCTGGTTCCTGTAGCTCATCTTTCAAGTGTCCTCCATCACTTTCCACCTTCAATCTTGATTCCATATATGCAGCTAATTCAGATTTTAAATCAAGTAGCAAGGCTGAGGCTGTCTCTAGTTTTGACTTGAGATCCTTAGCTGACAGAATTTGGTGGCTAATTTTCTGAAGCTCCTCCTCTGCCTGCTTCAACTCCTTCTCCCAGTGAAGAGAATCTTGTTCCTTGGCCATGACTGCTCCAATCCTTTGCTCCTCTGCTTCCAAATGGGCAGCATGCGCAGCCTCTAATGACTCCTTTGTGGCAATCAGCTCAATAGTCAGTTCTTCCACAGTTTTCTCGACTTCCTTGGATGCAGAAATGGCCTCTTCAGCTTTTTTAATAGCCATGTCCTTCTCAGTCACTAAAGAAGCATATTCCTTGTGCAGTGCTTCCAGCTCCTCTTTAACAGATTTCAGCTCTGTCACTGCAGCCATATGCCTCGCCTTAGCAACCTCAAGCTGTGCCTTGGCTGCAACACTAGCTTCATCAGCAATACCTTGTTCCATCTCTTCCACCCTTAGTTTGGCAAGTTCTGAGTCTTGTTTTGCCTGTTGTTCTTCTGTTTGTGCTCTCTCCAGGTTGAGCTTCAATTCTTCCACGAATCTCTTAGTGCTGTCCAGCTCCTTCAATACTTGAACCTTTGCTTTTTCAGCAGCCTCTGATTGTTTCCTATACTCAGGAATCTCCTCCTGTGCTTTCTCAAGTTCTTGCTCCACAATCTTGCGTCTCTGCACAGCCAAGGAAGAAACTaaggtttattttttaaaacaaactcacGGTTTCTGATTTCAATGTGAAATTTAAAAGCGAATTTGGGagtcacttttaacaccaagaaaaggcaaaaaagAGGTAATaaacaaggaaagaaaagaaaaggaaacacggtataatgaaaacaaaccaaacataCCTCCACAGTTTGGATCCTATGGGCTTTCCAATCAACAATTCCTCCAAATTTGGAAACAGCTTCTTTAACGGATTCAAAAGGAGCAGTTGTATCAATAAGACCTCTGTTCTTTGCACTCTTAGGAGAATCAATGGCTCCTGATTTTCTCGCAGAAAAGCTAGCGAACTTTACATTGGGTGATGACACTACATTGTTTACATAAGCCAGCTTCGCACTCTTAGGAGAATAACTGGCTTCAGATTTTGTAACAGTACTTCTGGCAACCTTTATATTGGGCAGAGAACGCGTAGCGGACGTCACAACATTGTTCCCTTTCTTAGGACCAGAATTTTCCACCACAGTATCCAGAGTATCTGTGTCTGTTTTATTGACTGTAGTTATTGAAGCTGATGATGAAGTAtctgttggaagaagatgatttTGTTCTAGAGATGGGCTATTTGAATCATGGTCGACATTTCTGGGACCAGAATCTGCCACCGGAGTATCCTGAGTATCTTTCTCGGTTTTATTGACTGTAATCATTGAGGTTGGGGCTGGGGTATCTGTTGGAAGAAGTTGATTTTGTTCCAGAGAGGAGCCACTTGAAGCAGGTTCTGCAATTGGTAATTTACCATTTGCTATTGTTGATGAGCTAGAAGCTGGGTTATCTGCCCGAAGTAGTAGATTTTGTTCCACAGATGCGCCATCAGAAGAACTTTGTGTAGTTTCTAATTTAGAGTTGTCCGTCGTTAACAAATGACTCTCGCTTCCAACTCTGTCATGCTTTTCTGGATTTGTAggagcatccccaccagagTGTTTATCATGGTGGGAGGATGAAGAAGATTCTGGTGAAGCCATTACTTCCGCAGTTTTCACAACCTCCATTCCAGGAAAGAAAGTGGAAAGGACTGCCAGGTGCGAATCTACAATccaagtaaataaaataaaatggatcAGCAAAACAGAGAGACTAACAATAGATGAAAAATCATAtgaaaatcaatcaatcaatcaatcatgAAATCTTCAGTTCCATTAATGCATAAAAGCTAAGAAAATCATAGTCTCTAACATAAAGGCGCTTATATAATATATTGCAATCTTTTAACATATTACAGTCACACATATAATCAAtctttttttgtaaaatattcTAATGGTCAATATCATGTTCTATGAAACTAGGAGGGATGCAAATTTAATCAAATAGTattgataataataaatacAATTTCAATCCAGAACCAACCAATTTGAATCTGCCACATCTACGCATAGCGTATTTGTGCTAAGAAATTACTATTCAGAATTTCCTGGTGTTGTTTTGACTTTCAATTATCGAATTCTTaggaaagaaattaaatttgaaaaaataaattctacTAGTTGCCAGGTATATAAGGAACATAAACAATTGAAATGCAAGCTGAAATCTTCATATAGAAATAACAACAAAGAACATCACATACTCACTTAAATAATCTATTTCAACATAAATTCTAATTCTAATCCAAAACCCAGCTAAGAATTCAAAGATAAGTGTAACCAGAGCTGTTTGGACATAATAGAGCTTCAAGcttgaagaaggaaaaaaaataattaaaacaaaaaaatatatatatgaaaaaataaagaaactcagagcaaaaaagggaagaaggaGCAGAAGAACGTACCGGAATGACCAGGAGCGATGGGAGGAAAGTGGGATTGGAGAGACGATATTAAAGATTGCTGGAAATagccaaaaaaaatacagaaacgATTAAAATTAGCAAAAATGTGTGTAGACGCAGCGAAGAAATCGCAgctaaaaatagtgaagagaaaaatagtAGCGGGGAGAGCAGAGATGAGTGGAGCCTACCCCGTCACACGGACTAGATCCATCTGTACGCTGTGTCTTCCAATCTCAGATTTTtcgaatttaatttttttaattttgggaaTTTAATTTCTGTATTTTCGTGGCGAGCTCAGGCTGTGGTTTCCATGAACTTCATAATTAatctcttcttgtttttttgggttttgaccAAAATCGGAAAGCCAGGGAGGCTTTGAACGTTCATTGGATGGTTCGGCTTAACTCAGCTCAGCTTAGCAGCTCCTTCCCTTTGTATCCAGCTCACCACccctcaaataaaaagaaaaaggtcaAAAGGTGCATTTTCCACTATTTAtagtattaaattattaatatatgagaccactttttttttttttttggtgttatGTTACTGAAATTTATTAGCTAATTtcctcaaaaacaaaattaagacaggtttattataatattta
The window above is part of the Prunus dulcis chromosome 1, ALMONDv2, whole genome shotgun sequence genome. Proteins encoded here:
- the LOC117626192 gene encoding protein HEAT INTOLERANT 4-like, whose amino-acid sequence is MRKGAKRKVSQREDNKENSTKPDNHKEHPSKATTRSKRVKASHPESEPEYLEEPRNLEDLWKAAFPVGTEWDQLDAVYRFKWDFSNLEQAFEEGGKLFGIGNNKVYLFGGTEPQQVPFKGKLEIVYIPIVVAVVSPCPPSDKIGIKSVQRETEEIVPMKEMKMDWVPYIPLDKRDRQVVEYGRKSPQIFVLGCTQRRAALKHMKIDRLKKFDYCLPYLMPIKEEELELSTEVDILFPAEPNPPVYCVFDWQFDEVEEFADDRIKEEELSADQKDAFMEFVKEKVRQQKRENREKKEARRQAFEKMSVEAKAAFENLKYYKFYPVQKADTPDISAVKASYINRYYNKAHEVL
- the LOC117613286 gene encoding protein WEAK CHLOROPLAST MOVEMENT UNDER BLUE LIGHT 1-like → MEVVKTAEVMASPESSSSSHHDKHSGGDAPTNPEKHDRVGSESHLLTTDNSKLETTQSSSDGASVEQNLLLRADNPASSSSTIANGKLPIAEPASSGSSLEQNQLLPTDTPAPTSMITVNKTEKDTQDTPVADSGPRNVDHDSNSPSLEQNHLLPTDTSSSASITTVNKTDTDTLDTVVENSGPKKGNNVVTSATRSLPNIKVARSTVTKSEASYSPKSAKLAYVNNVVSSPNVKFASFSARKSGAIDSPKSAKNRGLIDTTAPFESVKEAVSKFGGIVDWKAHRIQTVERRKIVEQELEKAQEEIPEYRKQSEAAEKAKVQVLKELDSTKRFVEELKLNLERAQTEEQQAKQDSELAKLRVEEMEQGIADEASVAAKAQLEVAKARHMAAVTELKSVKEELEALHKEYASLVTEKDMAIKKAEEAISASKEVEKTVEELTIELIATKESLEAAHAAHLEAEEQRIGAVMAKEQDSLHWEKELKQAEEELQKISHQILSAKDLKSKLETASALLLDLKSELAAYMESRLKVESDGGHLKDELQEPGMKTHTDIQAAVASAKKELEEVKLNIEKAVAEVNCLKVAATSLKSELESEKSALATIGQREGMASVAVASLEADLEKTRSEIAVVQMKEKEAREKMVELPKELQQAAQEADQAKVLAEMAVEELRKAREEAEQAKAGASTMESRLLAAQKEIEAARASEKLALAAIKALQESEQARSSNDSPIGVTLSIGEYYELSKRAHEAEEQANARVAAANSQIEVAKESELRSLEKLDEVIQEMAARKEALKIAMEKAEKAKEGKLGVEQELRSWRADHEQQRKLGESGQAAVNPTKSPRASFEGRKESKNFDRAPSAVSSSPKYGLGSPIETNAPEAKHGKKKKKSFFPRIFMFLARRKAHQNKST